Genomic segment of Acidobacteriota bacterium:
ATAAAAAATCGCCGCCCACCATCACCGCCGCTTCTTGCATCACGGATCTCAATTCGGAGGCTTGCAGATAGTCCGATACGCCGCGCCAATCCTGGCCAAACAGGAAACGCCACAATCGTTGCTGGAAAGGAAACACCTCCGCCCAGCTCACCCAGCTGGACGGCTCCACTTGCAAAAATGCCCGCCAACGCTCCGGATCCAGCCGGTACCGGCGCTGGTTGCCTTGGCGGAAGCTGTGCACAGTGCCGGACCGCTCCAGCTCCTGGCAGGCCCGGAACAGGCTGGGTTGGGAGTAGTGCACCGCACGGGACAGTTCCGGCGGATGGGCTGAATCGTGGGTCAACAGGTAGATGATCACATCGGCCCGAGCGTTGAGACCAAACATGTAGCGCAATTTCAACCAATTGGCGCCAGTGGTGACCGCCGGACTCCCGCCGCTCCAATCCCGACGATGCACCGGACTGCGAAGCCAGCCGGCCCGCCGGAACTCAGGATCCGTCTCGCCCAGGTTGGGCAAAGATTGTCCGTGCAGATCCAGA
This window contains:
- a CDS encoding helix-turn-helix transcriptional regulator gives rise to the protein MSLRVFREDFTQRLLNLLWKQWAALGVFAAPNGTDVKTSRPAAVVDPEALLLASLELGRMEPRLYDEVLSWLATQGEWINMQRLGNLLQRQPDLDRSLLAAPAAWLWKATRDIRWKRLSGASPSRKRTAFFLDLHGQSLPNLGETDPEFRRAGWLRSPVHRRDWSGGSPAVTTGANWLKLRYMFGLNARADVIIYLLTHDSAHPPELSRAVHYSQPSLFRACQELERSGTVHSFRQGNQRRYRLDPERWRAFLQVEPSSWVSWAEVFPFQQRLWRFLFGQDWRGVSDYLQASELRSVMQEAAVMVGGDFLSADFRKLFDVPGDAFLTAAIERLTEWMNHFSAE